In Vibrio quintilis, the DNA window GCAACCCATGTGATCAGTGAGACTCCGGCAGAAGATTTAGTCTTCAGCAGATGAAAAAGCTGAGAAAGTGTTGCAACCGGAAAAATGATTGCCGGTATATAACCAATAATATCAATAATAGTCACTCAGACTCCTTGTATGGAATATTTCTGTATCCCCTGAACGATCTGAATATGCTTCATTCAGGTCATTTGGGCAGATAAATGAATAGATTTCCGTTTGGGGAACAGAACATTATACCAGAATGAAACAGGTGATTCACTCTCTGGTTGTCTCAGAATAAAATTTAACTTTGCAGAAGCTGAATTCAGTCTGGCAGGGAAAGGCGATATAACATGACATCTGTTACCCGCCAGAAATGAGTGGGACGGTAAAATGGTGAAAATACGGTGCAGGTGAGTGGATGAGTTGCCTGATTACTTATCCTTATCTGGTGGATTTATTTTGTTGTTTGTTGGCGACTGATGTTGAACAAGCGAGTAAAGTAAATTGGGATTATCTTCCATCATGCGGCCGATCTGTGCCCAGTATTCAATTTGTTTTGCCGCTGATCTTGACCTGGACTGGCCGATAGCCTTGGCGTTCTCTACCAGGTTATTATCTAACCAAATACTTGTTGCCATATTGTGTCCCTCCGTGACAGCAGTGTTGCAAAGAAGTAGTTGACCTGATTAATTATTCGCTGGCGTTTTTCTTCACAAAAGAAAAAGCTCAAACGAATGACGCGATTTCTGCATTACATCATGTTACAGAGTCTGATTAAATCATAACCAGCCTTGAAGCAGGAAATACGACACATTTTTGCCATGATCTTGAATTTGATCACCTTTTATTATGAATTTTGTGGTTGTTTACAGTATGAATCTCTCAGGTACTGAATTGACTTAAAGAGATAAAATGTATTTTAATGAATGTGAACGTGGTTTTATGTGACCTGCGTTTAGTAAATGCATGAATTTATTGATATTTATATACCCAAGCAACCTGAAACCTGCATCTTCAGGTTGTTTGGGTATATTCCCGTTATACTGATGTGAGTGCTGGAATTGAATTTTCAGATGACATTTTTTATTAAATAAATATTTGACAATGGCAGGTTAAATTATTTTGTATAAATATATCTCTCATTGTTGATCATCTAATGATATTCATCATTAGATGATAGAATTATTTATTTTTGATTGACTGTTAATTTGAATAAATATTTATATACCTAAGCAACCTGAAACCTGCATCTTCAGGTCGCCTGGGTGCAACTGATTCTTCTTTTCACCTGTTGTCGCTGTTCATCGCAGGGAAGCAGCAACATTTTTTATCTGCGTAATTGCATTTCATCCTTTTTCCTGTGAAACAAAGGCAAATTCATACCTATACTTTAGCTAAGACTTCAAACTGATACGGATGATGCCGTGTTTGCTATGCAGCGGGAAGAGTAATGAAACGATTTAAAGGACTGAATTTTATTCCGGTCATTGCGTTATTTATTACCATGGTTTTCGGCGACTATTTATATAACCGGACCTTAGATGACTGGCTGACGGATATGGTGAGTGGCTATATGACTGGTTTACTGGATGATGTGGACTATCAGATTCAGCAGCAGAATATCCATTTTCAGGAAAAAGATATCACGGAAGTGGATGCATTTCTGGATTCACTTTCTCAGGCGAAATTTGGCCGGCGGTTTACCTTACTGGATAGCAATGGCAATGTTTTAGGGGATTCACAGCTGAATATCCAGGAAATTATGCAAATGGATGACCACAGTGACTTACCTGAGATTCAGCAGGCATTGCAGGGGAAAACCGGTGTTGCGAAACATTTCAGTCCATCGATGAATCAGAATTTGCTTTATGTGGCTAAAAAACTGGATATCAAGACAGCGCAACTCAATTCCGGCCAGCCGGAAAAAAGCTATATTTTACGTTTGGCGATGCCACTAAGAACCCTGACTTCAATGGCTGAAAAATTACGGCTGATTGTTCATATTCTTTTAGCATTCTCACTGGTGATTCTTATCTTTACCTCATGGTTTAGTCACAGAAAAATATTTAGTTTGATCAATGAGGAACGGATGCAGCAAGAGGAGAGGATTCAGCAAAGAACCCGGGAAATTGAGTTGTTACACCGTTTAGCGAGTTTGCTTGCAACCTGTAAGTCGATGACAGAAGCACAAGCCGTGGTCTCGGATCTCATTCCGAGAATTATCGGGGATGTGAACGGTTGTGTATCGATTATGCGTGATTCCCGTAATCAACTGGAAATCATGCTTGACTGGGGAGGAAACTGGCCTTCCCGCCCAATCTATTCACCGGATGATTGCTGGTCACTGCGTAAGGGGAAATATCATCTTTCTCATGACGATTATCACAATTTGCCGTGCTCACATATGGAGCAATGTGATGACAATGATTTGACCTTATGTATTCCTTTAGTGGCACATGGTAATACGATTGGTATGTTTCATCTCTATTTTGGTCAGGTGGAAATGGAGATGACAGAAGATAAAAAACGTCTGGCATTTGCGATCTCTGAACATTTAGGGCTGGCGCTGGCCAATATTATTTTACAGGAAAAACTGCGCTCACAAGCGATGATGGATCCGTTGACAAGTCTGTTTAACCGGCGTGCTTTTGAAGAGGTGATAGACAACGAATGGGTTGAATCTGGTCGTAGCCGACAGCCTTTTTCTCTGATGATGACCGATTTGGATCATTTTAAACGTTTCAATGATAATTTTGGTCATGATGCGGGTGATTATGTGCTCAAGGAAGTGGCAAAACTATTCAAAAAAGAGAGCGGAGGGAATAGTGAAGTCTTCCGGATTGGCGGAGAGGAGATCGCGATTGTCAGCACAGATTGCGACAGGTCGCAATCTGTGCAGCTGGCGAATCACTTAATTCATCAGGTCAATGAATTACACTTAAGTATGAATGGGATATCGTTTGGTCAGCTGGGTGTTTCGATTGGCGTGATTACCTATCCGGATTCTAATCTGACGGTTGCTGAACTGATTAAAGCTGCGGATGTGGCGCTATATCAGGCGAAAGAAAATGGCCGCAATCAGGCTGTTCATGGTTATATCGATTCGGTCAAACCACTCTATCCGGGAGAACTGGCGGAAGTGTCAGGCGAATTATGATGGCTTTTCGTTGACTTTGTTAATTTATTCAGCTATTTACGTCGTTATCTATGGATTAAATATGATAAATACTGATGGAAATTGTCTTCGTTCGTCATGGAACACCTGATTACACGCTGGCAGACCAGCGTCGAATGACTCAACTTGAAAAAGACTATGCCCCGCTGACCCGTGAGTGCATTCCATTTATCCGTTCCCAGTCAGAAGCTGCGGTATTTGCTGGTGCTGATTTAATGATTTCCTCCCCTTATACCAGAGCACTTCAGACGGCAGAAATACTCAACAGATCGCTGGGGCTGGAGCTGTTTGTTGAACATGACCTCAGGGAATGGCGGGCTGATCTGGCTGGCGGGCATATTGAACTGAGTGAAAGAGACCGCCGCTGGCATGAATACCGGGCCGGACTGAAGCATGGGCGGCGTATCCCGGATGCGTCATACGAATCTGCTTTCGATCTGAAAGATCGGGTACTGAAGGTTCTGCAGCGCTATCAGCATTGCACTAAAGTGATTGTGGTGGCTCATTTGAATGTTCTGGAAAGCGTATGTGGTTATCAGGAAGCCGGGATTGGATGTGGTGAATACAGAATCTTTTCGCTTCATGAAGTCTGCTCATAAAATGCCTGGGAAGGGATAGATTATGCAGAAATATGTTACTAAAGATGGCGCATATTCAGGCACAGTGATTCAGCGGGAAATACAAATATTCAGAATGGACTTCATTTTGGAATAATCACAGTCAACACCGCGGATATTCGCTTCTATCCATTCTTCCGTATTGACAGTTTCAAAAGAGATCTTGTAACCCGCATTGATAGCCAGATGTTCAAATAATACCCGCTGCGCTCTGCCATTCCCTTCACGAAACGGGTGAATCATATTCAGTTCGCAATAATAAAAAGCCAGCCGGTCAATAAAGTCATCGTAAGTCAGATCGCTCAGGTTATGCTCTTTGGCTAATGCTGAAAAAAGCTGATTTGCCTGAGTTTCAACAAAAGTCATGTTACAAAACCTGGTGGTTCCTTTAGTGATATCAACCCGTCTCAGCTCACCTGCCCAGTCATAAAGATCCTGAAATAAAATGGTATGGATGTGACACAGATAGCTTAAATCATAAGGGGGCTCAGAAAAATCGATCGATGCTGCAGCCACACAACTCAGATCCCGCTCTGCATCCTCCAGCAGGCTGGCATCCTGAATGGATAGTTTATTTTTAAGTACCCGGGTACCGGGATAGCAATATGGGTCGTCCCCGGCGCCGTATTTATCCGACATGACTTAATTGCTCCTGAGCTTTGGTTGTGTAGAGCCTGATCAGCTCTTCCCGTTTTCTTTGCAATTGTTGTTTGCCCTGTTCAGGGCTGAACGCGGCAGGCTGTATGCCCTCCAGCCGCATACTTTCCCTGTAATTCTGCACCTTCACCGAATCCGAATAAGCCTTTTTTTCAGAGAACGAGCAGAGGGCCTTGCGTTTTTTACCTATCACTAATCTGGCGGCTTTTGATTTGACCAGATCGACGGTGGCTAATTGCTTTTTCAGTGCAGCACCCGATTCAAACACCCCCCAAGACCGGATATGTAAATAAGTGGTCTGCTGGTCAGAGACTGCCCCTGTCACTTTTTCAATACACAGGCCCAGTTCTGTGTTTAAAGTATGAATCACGCCTTGGACTTTTCTTTCTGAAATGCCGGTCGCATTCGCGATGAGTTTTGTATTGGGGTATTTATACTGGATAAGTGCGGCCAACACTTCAAATTCATACTTCACTGATATCTCCGGTACAGGTGCGTATAGCATTAAATGTATATCATATTTCACCACACGCAAAGGAGAGGAAACCTGATATACCTGTTAACCCCGTTTCACGAAGTGCTGTGCATTCAGGTGAGTCAGGGTACTTTTTTCTGATGGAATGAAATCAATCAGGCCACTGTCATCAGTGGCCTGTCAGAGAAAGGAGCGTTTCTGAAAGGTTAAACTTTAAATTTGCCCATACTATTTGCCAGTTGGCGGGCAATATCAGAAACGTGATGACTGGATGCGGACACATTGTCTGAAATATTTTTTGATTCATCAGTTTGTGCCTTCAGATCGTGCATTCTGCCATTCACATCTTCAATGACTGAGCTCTGTTCCTCTGTCGCTGCTGCAATCTGAATATTCATGTCCTGCACCACGGAAACCAGTTGCTGAATCTCCTGAAATGCATTGTGCATGGTATCTGCCATCTGCACGGATTCGCCCATCAGGCCACTGCCGGCCTGCATCGCCTGCTGTGTTTCCTGAACGCCCTGAATTAGTCGTGAGATCATAGACTGAATATCTTCGGTTGAATCCTGAGTCCTTTTCGCCAGGGTACGCACCTCATCGGCAACCACCGCAAAACCGCG includes these proteins:
- a CDS encoding TA system antitoxin ParD family protein, which translates into the protein MATSIWLDNNLVENAKAIGQSRSRSAAKQIEYWAQIGRMMEDNPNLLYSLVQHQSPTNNKINPPDKDK
- a CDS encoding diguanylate cyclase; amino-acid sequence: MKRFKGLNFIPVIALFITMVFGDYLYNRTLDDWLTDMVSGYMTGLLDDVDYQIQQQNIHFQEKDITEVDAFLDSLSQAKFGRRFTLLDSNGNVLGDSQLNIQEIMQMDDHSDLPEIQQALQGKTGVAKHFSPSMNQNLLYVAKKLDIKTAQLNSGQPEKSYILRLAMPLRTLTSMAEKLRLIVHILLAFSLVILIFTSWFSHRKIFSLINEERMQQEERIQQRTREIELLHRLASLLATCKSMTEAQAVVSDLIPRIIGDVNGCVSIMRDSRNQLEIMLDWGGNWPSRPIYSPDDCWSLRKGKYHLSHDDYHNLPCSHMEQCDDNDLTLCIPLVAHGNTIGMFHLYFGQVEMEMTEDKKRLAFAISEHLGLALANIILQEKLRSQAMMDPLTSLFNRRAFEEVIDNEWVESGRSRQPFSLMMTDLDHFKRFNDNFGHDAGDYVLKEVAKLFKKESGGNSEVFRIGGEEIAIVSTDCDRSQSVQLANHLIHQVNELHLSMNGISFGQLGVSIGVITYPDSNLTVAELIKAADVALYQAKENGRNQAVHGYIDSVKPLYPGELAEVSGEL
- a CDS encoding histidine phosphatase family protein is translated as MEIVFVRHGTPDYTLADQRRMTQLEKDYAPLTRECIPFIRSQSEAAVFAGADLMISSPYTRALQTAEILNRSLGLELFVEHDLREWRADLAGGHIELSERDRRWHEYRAGLKHGRRIPDASYESAFDLKDRVLKVLQRYQHCTKVIVVAHLNVLESVCGYQEAGIGCGEYRIFSLHEVCS
- a CDS encoding putative adenosine monophosphate-protein transferase Fic, with the translated sequence MSDKYGAGDDPYCYPGTRVLKNKLSIQDASLLEDAERDLSCVAAASIDFSEPPYDLSYLCHIHTILFQDLYDWAGELRRVDITKGTTRFCNMTFVETQANQLFSALAKEHNLSDLTYDDFIDRLAFYYCELNMIHPFREGNGRAQRVLFEHLAINAGYKISFETVNTEEWIEANIRGVDCDYSKMKSILNICISR
- a CDS encoding YhfG family protein produces the protein MKYEFEVLAALIQYKYPNTKLIANATGISERKVQGVIHTLNTELGLCIEKVTGAVSDQQTTYLHIRSWGVFESGAALKKQLATVDLVKSKAARLVIGKKRKALCSFSEKKAYSDSVKVQNYRESMRLEGIQPAAFSPEQGKQQLQRKREELIRLYTTKAQEQLSHVG